The Trichoderma breve strain T069 chromosome 2, whole genome shotgun sequence DNA segment TGAAAAGTCACATTCGTGGGGAGATCCACCTGCGCAACCGGGTTACGATCACCACAGCACTGGCGATGCGAGGGGGCGAATATGGGAGAAAGCGTGCATATCTCACCATACTGCCCCGAGCTTATTGAAGGTTTTTCTCGTCCCTGGTCGCGACAGGGTCTGTGTACAGTTATAACGGAGAGCCCCCTTCGGAGTGGACGAGGTACAAGGGCAATTTCATGACATGTCAGACCTGCATCCCGGTACGAGGCTCCATTCCTACTccctacctaggtaggcaGTTGGTTGCTCGGCCTCATTTCTGCACAGACATGCTTCGGATTCGTGGCAAGGGCCCAGCACGGGCTGCTCCGTACCTGTACAGGCGCATTTTATGGAGAATCTGCCCAGCATCGCGAGAAAGCAAGGCTCAAGCGCAAGTCGGGAGCGAGCACCCGTATGCAGACAGTACTGTTGATGCATTGTAGCACAAGATAAAGCTCGGGAAAGCAACGATGCCCACCGTGAGCCTGGAAAGCTTGGCAAGATCTTGAAATCTGGGGCAGAGACAAAATTGGAGGGAGGAGTTTAATCCAACCCAGCGATTCGCGAATGAGAGTCGAGAGTCGAGAGCTATGGCGCTGCGCGATATATGAAGAGGGTCCCGTTTAGAACTGTTATAGTGTGGGGAATCAAGATGGGATACGGCTTTTCCCTTCTGCCACATCAGACGACGATCAGTTCAGAGCCAAGTGCtgctagtacgagtattagCCAAAAACGCTCGTACGGCACAGTGTCGTTTCCATATCATTACGAGTACTGCGCTCTGGTTTGTGTGCCAAGGCGGAATACACCGTATCAGAGCCAAGACGGACGCATGAATACGACTTACGAAGCGATGTGCCGCCTTCAGAATGCCCTCATTAACCGTCGACAGACGGTGAGGCACCGCCTCGTAATCTGTCACTAGCGTTGATGAAACGGAGTTCTCCTTTTATTACAAGGCAATACCTCTTTGTATCAGCCAAGcagctactcgtactcaAAGACCGACAGGTGGTTGTAGCGACTGTTGGCCGAATGATGGTTCTTGGCTACTTTAACAAGGTGATCCATAATGTCACGGTCTCAGACTGGCACATGAAGAGACAGTGGCGACAGAGCAGCCTTCAAAATGGACTCTACATGGACCTACTAATGCACTTGATGAGAGATATACAGCTAGTGACAGCCAGCGTGGCCAACAACATGCGAGTCCCACAGATATCAAGCCGTGCAAAACCGGCGTCTTCGATGTGTCATACCAAACAGCTCCTCGCTCAACATCGTTTACTCATACATTCAACATGGCCCAGCAATTCAGTTCAATAGGGCATTCCCTGATTCCTTTGATTTCGAACGAGAATACATACGAATTACAGGTAGCCATGGGGAGTCAGCTTAGCATTACTCATACGGCGACACCGAAAGATGCATTAAGGGGATGatcaccatcaagaagcACGGATCTAGTCATGCCTCCTCCGAACAAGAATCTCGATGGATTACTCGTTTCCTGCCTAACAAGATTCAGAGGCTGTGGGATGACTATGCCCCCTCTTTTGGTGAATGGCCACAGCAGACAATTCGACTAGTCTGGCAAAAATCGATGGCAAAATGTCAATGCGACTGTCTGCGATATCAGGCATTAACGGGGCGGGAAAAACAGGAGGCATAGGTCGTGGGTAGAGTTCCATCGCCACCAGGCCGACTAAGTTAGCCAGACAAACCGCTGTCAAGTCGACAATTCGCTACTACGGAGCATATTCTGATTCTTACCACTTGGTGGCAAGGCAACGTTCCCAAGGAATCGGGGAGCTGTGGCTTCTATTCCGTAACGGCCCGGGACTCAATCCGATTCTGatagcagcatcaccaacaccaCTGCCTCCAGCAAGTGGCCGGAGTTTTTATCCAGGAATCCCCACCTCAGCAGGAGCTTTTGgacatttctctctctctgagtAATTGTAATAGTGGGCCTCTCCTGGCATCGGCGATGCAACTGTGTTTACTTCAATGTGTTTACAGGATAGTGACATAAGTTCTGCATCATGCAGCCGAAGGATGAATAGGAGTTGAGCACTAGGTAGTTCTGAGAGCCCTCGGCGTTGTGCCTTAATACCTGGTTGACAAAACAAGGGAAATTCCAGTCTGGATTCCAACTTGGAAGCAGTACAGTACAATGCTCCCTGGACGCATCTGGTCCATGCTCTGCCCACAATAGTCGTTCCGCAGCTCCTTGAGTCCACCACTTTGTAAATGCTCCTTACTTGCATGCTCGCCACATGGGCTCCTTGACCATGACGATTCCACATGTTTGTTTAATTTCTGTGGAGCTTCCAAACTTATTACAATAACAACAATAGCAACAATAGCATCTCTGTGCGCACACCTTGATGCTATAATTAGCAACTAGTATTGACTCTTTCATAAAACCCAATTCCCACTGCGAGGGGAGCTCAATGGCTTTATGTTCTATTATTCCCGAACAAACCCCACGTTGTGGCAGCTTCTAGCTGCCGTGGGGATAGTTACGCCACTATCGGACTATTTGATGCGACCCGGAGGCCGTGGATGATAACGATAGGCCACAAGTCCAAAAGTCGTCCCGTTCGGGGATCTTTGTCTCTTACATCTACTAAGACGCAAAGCACTCTCACATCTGTACATCTTGAGCACAGGAATTGGGTCTACGACAAACCCGGCCCTTCCGATAACAGCGGCAATCTTTCGAATCCCGGCCCTTGACAGTCCCGCGCGCAATTACAATTTCTACCAAGGGGCCTGAGAATTTTCCTCAGGACAATACGGGGCAGATAACCGATTCCATAACAAAAGGCAATCTCGATCGATAGCCACGCGAGCTCTACGATTGCTTCACATGGCTGAATGGCGCCGGCTGTAGACCAGGACCATGCGCCAGGCGACTTGACGAGCGAGACAGGGTCACAGCCGCTTGCCGAGTCCGGCGCAACGGCATCGCCAAATCGCATCTTGAGCAGGTTGGATACGCAATTCTCCTCGACCAACGGCTCTCGCGATCGACGTAGCGATGCCGACGACAACGAAGACGAGGCGCTGCGCAATGCGCTTTCAGCGACGACGTCTCCAAGCTCCATCATGTCGCCCCCGCCTTACTGGCCTCATGCTGGCTCACACCAGCGAACCATCTCCAGCATGTCTGCCGAGTCTATCCTGCCTGTAGGCGCTATAAGGCTATTCGATCGCGACAcaaacgacgacgacagaAACAGCGCGTGTTGGGCGAAGAGCGTGGAGATTACCGACTACATAATcgtcaatggcagcaacacAAACATTGGCGCATTTGTCGTGTGGAATGTTCGAGTCGAAACGCTCACTGTAAGTAATATCCGTTTTTCCTACACGAGCGCCTTGGCGCAAACATCCTGCGTTTGCGCCTGCGCTGGCTGTTGTCGTATGGATGAGGCATTGGCTAATGGATGCTTTTTCCGTTTACATAGGGAAGCTTTATGAATATTCGAAAGCGCTACTCCGAGTTTGACGACTTCCGGCAGAAGTTGACACTATCATTTCCAAACTTCAAAGCGGCCGTGCCGGAACTACCGCCCAAGAGCGCAATCTTCAAATTCCGACCCAAGTTTCTAGAGAAGCGCCGAGCTGGACTGCAATATTTCTTAAAGTATGAAGCGTCTTCTGCCAATTACAAGCTCCTGCCGTTGCACGGACTGACACACTTGTTCAGCTGTATACTATTAAACCCGGAGTTTTCGGGGTCACCTGTCCTCAACGACTTTCTGTTTGCGTAATCACGCGGCATGTTatcgtttttcttttcttgaaCTGTCTCATCCTGGACACCCTCTTTCTCTTATCTTTGTTTCaacttctctttttttttaatgtGCGTGTTAAGAAAATGCACATACCCAAGCAGGTATGGTTTGCGGAAACACCAGAGAAGCACCCACGTGCAGCCCCGCGACGACCTTTGGAAACGAAGTCGAGGgttttcctctttgggtAACATCTTTCTCATCTATTTTGAGCATGTTCTTTGTCCTTGTATTACTACTACAGCCACGGTTTGGGGCTTATGCGCGTCGAAATGGCCTGACTTGTTATGTCGTGTATGATATTCTAAGTATATATACTGCTATAATGTTAATGAGGAATCTTAAATCAAGCTTGTACAGAGTACGGTCCAGCTGTAGCGCATTTTTGGGTTGAGCGCATGTTACATCGTAGCACACCACCAAACATCAAACTCTCAACACCCTTGAAGCGAGCCGCCCTGAATTGTTCCATATTTCGATGATTCCAAGCCTGTTATGGGCCCCCCTTGCGCTTCTTACATAGCCGCTAAACGCTGGATACTACTCTGCTCACTTCAGCCGCTTACTGAAATAAACGCGCTGGctgggatgggatgagatCCGCATGTGAAACTACATAGATTCCATACTTGAATATGCTAGACTAGGTATTCGactccgtcttcttcagttCCCGGACCTCGCTGCGCCTGTGCTCCGCTCCGCCCTGCACCGCCTCAAACATGTTGCTTCATGGCCCCAGCCGACGGCCGCGCTTTGTTTGGCCGAGAGCGTCCCGCTTCCGAGACAAGAAACACACAGAGGCGGCGCCATCAAAATGATTGGAATCCTGCCCTATGCCCTTCTTGGCTGGCGCAACGGAGTTGGAGATCGACGCCTCGAGATTTCGGAGGATTCCGCATGCATGCGCGGGATTTGACAGGTCCACGAGACTGGCTGTGTAGCATTCAATAGTTGTGCGTTTTTCTGGATGTTACGCAATG contains these protein-coding regions:
- a CDS encoding PX domain-containing protein translates to MAPAVDQDHAPGDLTSETGSQPLAESGATASPNRILSRLDTQFSSTNGSRDRRSDADDNEDEALRNALSATTSPSSIMSPPPYWPHAGSHQRTISSMSAESILPVGAIRLFDRDTNDDDRNSACWAKSVEITDYIIVNGSNTNIGAFVVWNVRVETLTGSFMNIRKRYSEFDDFRQKLTLSFPNFKAAVPELPPKSAIFKFRPKFLEKRRAGLQYFLNCILLNPEFSGSPVLNDFLFA